In Juglans regia cultivar Chandler chromosome 5, Walnut 2.0, whole genome shotgun sequence, the following are encoded in one genomic region:
- the LOC118348475 gene encoding uncharacterized protein LOC118348475 isoform X1, protein MAERRDDEELRGKFTKLYNAVRDGNLDETEVILESLSPGALNWKIQDKDQTALHTAVTHGHVHIVEALVMQMSNEGLAMYDSDGHTALTLAVVLGKWGMVECMLRQYFDLISIRHSEGKNLPVVMAIDFRHIEMARQLYYLTPDKDLIPQDNNQEIQDRNGATLFTRAIYTGTLDIALGLILTCPRLALALDKDDESPILALASIRHSFPSGIQLGFCKQRIYSCMRIPFAPSISDTRLNVSNGEQRQSNQEDQNIISGITQLYEMKKIHDQYNELLSHMCKVISESKTQQLKDGRVYSAITRATKNGSFEFVSKMLETDLRFIRYRDGDRRNIFMLAVLHRQEKIFSILYSRDTMMSYNAMKCLQDAKGNNILHMAGMLEHSTRVNQIPGAALQMQRELQWFKEVERIVHPKDKETTNKDGLTPRQLFTEKHENMMEKGEKWMKDTARSCTVVGALIVTIMFAVAFTIPGGNNQDTGLPIFLNKKSFRVFMICDALSFFLSSTSVLMFLGILTSRYTEDDFLEYLPRQMIIGLSTLFCSIATMMITFASALLIILHEQSRIAIPLICLGGVPVTIFLWIQLPILKDMIISTYGPSIFDRKMKLKL, encoded by the exons atggcAGAACGTCGAGATGATGAAGAGTTACGCGGTAAGTTTACAAAATTGTACAATGCTGTGCGAGACGGTAATTTGGATGAGACAGAAGTAATTCTTGAGTCTCTATCCCCCGGTGCATTGAATTGGAAAATTCAAGATAAGGACCAAACGGCTCTTCACACTGCTGTTACACATGGACATGTTCATATAGTGGAGGCGTTGGTGATGCAAATGTCGAATGAGGGCTTGGCCATGTATGATAGTGACGGTCACACAGCTCTAACCTTGGCAGTTGTGCTTGGGAAATGGGGAATGGTGGAGTGCATGCTTCGACAGTACTTTGACTTGATCAGCATAAGACATTCCGAAGGGAAAAATCTTCCAGTTGTTATGGCTATTGATTTCAGGCATATAGAAATGGCGCGCCAGTTGTATTATCTTACTCCAGATAAAGATTTAATTCCACAGGATAATAATCAGGAGATTCAGGATCGCAATGGTGCTACGCTTTTTACCCGTGCCATCTATACCGGAACTTTGG ATATTGCTTTGGGATTAATCCTAACCTGCCCCCGTTTGGCACTGGCTCTTGACAAGGATGACGAGTCTCCCATCTTAGCATTGGCCTCTATTCGTCATTCCTTCCCAAGTGGAATTCAGCTCGGGTTTTGCAAGCAACGCATCTACTCCT GTATGCGCATTCCATTCGCACCTTCGATCAGTGACACTCGTTTAAACGTTTCGAACGGAGAACAACGCCAAAGCAATCAAGAAGATCAAAATATCATATCAG GAATCACGCAGTTGTACGAAATGAAGAAGATCCATGACCAGTACAATGAACTTCTTTCTCACATGTGTAAAGTGATATCAGAATCAAAAACTCAGCAACTTAAAGATGGTCGGGTTTATTCTGCCATTACTCGGGCTACCAAGAACGGGAGTTTCGAGTTTGTTTCTAAGATGCTTGAAACGGACCTACGATTTATAAGGTACCGTGATGGAGATAGAAGAAACATATTTATGCTTGCTGTCTTGCATCGTCAAGAAAAGATCTTTAGCATTCTATACTCCCGAGATACGATGATGAGCTACAACGCCATGAAATGTTTACAAGATGCCAAGGGAAATAACATATTACATATGGCAGGGATGTTAGAACATTCCACTCGGGTTAATCAAATCCCAGGGGCAGCTTTACAAATGCAAAGAGAGTTACAATGGTTCAAG GAGGTAGAGAGAATTGTCCATCCCAAGGATAAGGAAACTACCAACAAGGATGGTTTAACTCCCCGACAATTGTTTACAGAGAAGCACGAGAACATGAtggaaaagggagagaaatggaTGAAGGACACAGCAAGGTCATGTACGGTGGTGGGTGCTCTCATTGTTACCATTATGTTTGCAGTGGCCTTTACCATTCCAGGAGGTAACAACCAAGATACGGGTCTGCctatttttttgaacaaaaagTCGTTTAGGGTCTTTATGATATGCGATGCCTTATCCTTCTTTTTATCCTCAACTTCAGTCTTGATGTTTTTGGGAATCCTTACCTCACGTTATACAGAAGATGATTTTCTCGAATATTTGCCGAGACAGATGATAATAGGCCTTTCCACCCTCTTTTGCTCTATTGCGACCATGATGATAACCTTTGCCAGTGCTCTTTTAATCATCCTACACGAGCAATCAAGGATTGCAATTCCTCTCATTTGTTTGGGTGGTGTTCCAGTCACCATCTTCTTATGGATTCAGCTCCCCATTCTTAAAGATATGATCATTTCAACCTATGGGCCAAGCATCTTCGACAGGAAAATGAAACTGAAATTATAA
- the LOC118348475 gene encoding uncharacterized protein LOC118348475 isoform X2 produces MAERRDDEELRGKFTKLYNAVRDGNLDETEVILESLSPGALNWKIQDKDQTALHTAVTHGHVHIVEALVMQMSNEGLAMYDSDGHTALTLAVVLGKWGMVECMLRQYFDLISIRHSEGKNLPVVMAIDFRHIEMARQLYYLTPDKDLIPQDNNQEIQDRNGATLFTRAIYTGTLDIALGLILTCPRLALALDKDDESPILALASIRHSFPSGIQLGFCKQRIYSCMRIPFAPSISDTRLNVSNGEQRQSNQEDQNIISGITQLYEMKKIHDQYNELLSHMCKVISESKTQQLKDGRVYSAITRATKNGSFEFVSKMLETDLRFIRYRDGDRRNIFMLAVLHRQEKIFSILYSRDTMMSYNAMKCLQDAKGNNILHMAGMLEHSTRVNQIPGAALQMQRELQWFKEVERIVHPKDKETTNKDGLTPRQLFTEKHENMMEKGEKWMKDTARSCTVVGALIVTIMFAVAFTIPGVLMFLGILTSRYTEDDFLEYLPRQMIIGLSTLFCSIATMMITFASALLIILHEQSRIAIPLICLGGVPVTIFLWIQLPILKDMIISTYGPSIFDRKMKLKL; encoded by the exons atggcAGAACGTCGAGATGATGAAGAGTTACGCGGTAAGTTTACAAAATTGTACAATGCTGTGCGAGACGGTAATTTGGATGAGACAGAAGTAATTCTTGAGTCTCTATCCCCCGGTGCATTGAATTGGAAAATTCAAGATAAGGACCAAACGGCTCTTCACACTGCTGTTACACATGGACATGTTCATATAGTGGAGGCGTTGGTGATGCAAATGTCGAATGAGGGCTTGGCCATGTATGATAGTGACGGTCACACAGCTCTAACCTTGGCAGTTGTGCTTGGGAAATGGGGAATGGTGGAGTGCATGCTTCGACAGTACTTTGACTTGATCAGCATAAGACATTCCGAAGGGAAAAATCTTCCAGTTGTTATGGCTATTGATTTCAGGCATATAGAAATGGCGCGCCAGTTGTATTATCTTACTCCAGATAAAGATTTAATTCCACAGGATAATAATCAGGAGATTCAGGATCGCAATGGTGCTACGCTTTTTACCCGTGCCATCTATACCGGAACTTTGG ATATTGCTTTGGGATTAATCCTAACCTGCCCCCGTTTGGCACTGGCTCTTGACAAGGATGACGAGTCTCCCATCTTAGCATTGGCCTCTATTCGTCATTCCTTCCCAAGTGGAATTCAGCTCGGGTTTTGCAAGCAACGCATCTACTCCT GTATGCGCATTCCATTCGCACCTTCGATCAGTGACACTCGTTTAAACGTTTCGAACGGAGAACAACGCCAAAGCAATCAAGAAGATCAAAATATCATATCAG GAATCACGCAGTTGTACGAAATGAAGAAGATCCATGACCAGTACAATGAACTTCTTTCTCACATGTGTAAAGTGATATCAGAATCAAAAACTCAGCAACTTAAAGATGGTCGGGTTTATTCTGCCATTACTCGGGCTACCAAGAACGGGAGTTTCGAGTTTGTTTCTAAGATGCTTGAAACGGACCTACGATTTATAAGGTACCGTGATGGAGATAGAAGAAACATATTTATGCTTGCTGTCTTGCATCGTCAAGAAAAGATCTTTAGCATTCTATACTCCCGAGATACGATGATGAGCTACAACGCCATGAAATGTTTACAAGATGCCAAGGGAAATAACATATTACATATGGCAGGGATGTTAGAACATTCCACTCGGGTTAATCAAATCCCAGGGGCAGCTTTACAAATGCAAAGAGAGTTACAATGGTTCAAG GAGGTAGAGAGAATTGTCCATCCCAAGGATAAGGAAACTACCAACAAGGATGGTTTAACTCCCCGACAATTGTTTACAGAGAAGCACGAGAACATGAtggaaaagggagagaaatggaTGAAGGACACAGCAAGGTCATGTACGGTGGTGGGTGCTCTCATTGTTACCATTATGTTTGCAGTGGCCTTTACCATTCCAGGAG TCTTGATGTTTTTGGGAATCCTTACCTCACGTTATACAGAAGATGATTTTCTCGAATATTTGCCGAGACAGATGATAATAGGCCTTTCCACCCTCTTTTGCTCTATTGCGACCATGATGATAACCTTTGCCAGTGCTCTTTTAATCATCCTACACGAGCAATCAAGGATTGCAATTCCTCTCATTTGTTTGGGTGGTGTTCCAGTCACCATCTTCTTATGGATTCAGCTCCCCATTCTTAAAGATATGATCATTTCAACCTATGGGCCAAGCATCTTCGACAGGAAAATGAAACTGAAATTATAA
- the LOC118348475 gene encoding uncharacterized protein LOC118348475 isoform X3 has protein sequence MAERRDDEELRGKFTKLYNAVRDGNLDETEVILESLSPGALNWKIQDKDQTALHTAVTHGHVHIVEALVMQMSNEGLAMYDSDGHTALTLAVVLGKWGMVECMLRQYFDLISIRHSEGKNLPVVMAIDFRHIEMARQLYYLTPDKDLIPQDNNQEIQDRNGATLFTRAIYTGTLDIALGLILTCPRLALALDKDDESPILALASIRHSFPSGIQLGFCKQRIYSCMRIPFAPSISDTRLNVSNGEQRQSNQEDQNIISGITQLYEMKKIHDQYNELLSHMCKVISESKTQQLKDGRVYSAITRATKNGSFEFVSKMLETDLRFIRYRDGDRRNIFMLAVLHRQEKIFSILYSRDTMMSYNAMKCLQDAKGNNILHMAGMLEHSTRVNQIPGAALQMQRELQWFKEVERIVHPKDKETTNKDGLTPRQLFTEKHENMMEKGEKWMKDTARSCTVVGALIVTIMFAVAFTIPGDDNRPFHPLLLYCDHDDNLCQCSFNHPTRAIKDCNSSHLFGWCSSHHLLMDSAPHS, from the exons atggcAGAACGTCGAGATGATGAAGAGTTACGCGGTAAGTTTACAAAATTGTACAATGCTGTGCGAGACGGTAATTTGGATGAGACAGAAGTAATTCTTGAGTCTCTATCCCCCGGTGCATTGAATTGGAAAATTCAAGATAAGGACCAAACGGCTCTTCACACTGCTGTTACACATGGACATGTTCATATAGTGGAGGCGTTGGTGATGCAAATGTCGAATGAGGGCTTGGCCATGTATGATAGTGACGGTCACACAGCTCTAACCTTGGCAGTTGTGCTTGGGAAATGGGGAATGGTGGAGTGCATGCTTCGACAGTACTTTGACTTGATCAGCATAAGACATTCCGAAGGGAAAAATCTTCCAGTTGTTATGGCTATTGATTTCAGGCATATAGAAATGGCGCGCCAGTTGTATTATCTTACTCCAGATAAAGATTTAATTCCACAGGATAATAATCAGGAGATTCAGGATCGCAATGGTGCTACGCTTTTTACCCGTGCCATCTATACCGGAACTTTGG ATATTGCTTTGGGATTAATCCTAACCTGCCCCCGTTTGGCACTGGCTCTTGACAAGGATGACGAGTCTCCCATCTTAGCATTGGCCTCTATTCGTCATTCCTTCCCAAGTGGAATTCAGCTCGGGTTTTGCAAGCAACGCATCTACTCCT GTATGCGCATTCCATTCGCACCTTCGATCAGTGACACTCGTTTAAACGTTTCGAACGGAGAACAACGCCAAAGCAATCAAGAAGATCAAAATATCATATCAG GAATCACGCAGTTGTACGAAATGAAGAAGATCCATGACCAGTACAATGAACTTCTTTCTCACATGTGTAAAGTGATATCAGAATCAAAAACTCAGCAACTTAAAGATGGTCGGGTTTATTCTGCCATTACTCGGGCTACCAAGAACGGGAGTTTCGAGTTTGTTTCTAAGATGCTTGAAACGGACCTACGATTTATAAGGTACCGTGATGGAGATAGAAGAAACATATTTATGCTTGCTGTCTTGCATCGTCAAGAAAAGATCTTTAGCATTCTATACTCCCGAGATACGATGATGAGCTACAACGCCATGAAATGTTTACAAGATGCCAAGGGAAATAACATATTACATATGGCAGGGATGTTAGAACATTCCACTCGGGTTAATCAAATCCCAGGGGCAGCTTTACAAATGCAAAGAGAGTTACAATGGTTCAAG GAGGTAGAGAGAATTGTCCATCCCAAGGATAAGGAAACTACCAACAAGGATGGTTTAACTCCCCGACAATTGTTTACAGAGAAGCACGAGAACATGAtggaaaagggagagaaatggaTGAAGGACACAGCAAGGTCATGTACGGTGGTGGGTGCTCTCATTGTTACCATTATGTTTGCAGTGGCCTTTACCATTCCAGGAG ATGATAATAGGCCTTTCCACCCTCTTTTGCTCTATTGCGACCATGATGATAACCTTTGCCAGTGCTCTTTTAATCATCCTACACGAGCAATCAAGGATTGCAATTCCTCTCATTTGTTTGGGTGGTGTTCCAGTCACCATCTTCTTATGGATTCAGCTCCCCATTCTTAA